A single window of Onychomys torridus chromosome 8, mOncTor1.1, whole genome shotgun sequence DNA harbors:
- the Yars2 gene encoding tyrosine--tRNA ligase, mitochondrial isoform X1: MPCECCKMAAPMLRLLGRMPQSGVWPRGLRGVRPGARGVLAAPRARGLFKEFFPESGTKTELPELFDRRRAGSSPQTVYCGFDPTGDSLHVGHLLTLLGLFHFQRAGHNVIALVGGSTARLGDPSGRTKGREALSAECVQANARALRQGLATLAANHAQLFADGRPWGTFTVLDNAAWFQEQHLVDFLATVGGHFRMGTLLSRLSVQSRLKSPEGMSLAEFFYQVLQAYDFYYLFQRYGCRVQLGGADQLGNIMSGYEFIHKLTGEDVFGITVPLITSTTGAKLGKSAGNAVWLNREKTSPFELYQFFVRQQDDCVERYLKLFTFLPLPEIDHIMQLHVREPEKRGAQKRLAAEVTKLVHGQEGLDSAKRCTQALYHSNIEALEVMSDQELKELFKEASFSELVLDPGTSVIDTCRKANAIPDGPRGYRMITEGGVSINHRQVTNPESVLVIGQHILKNGLSLLKIGKRNFYIIKWLQL; encoded by the exons ATGCCCTGCGAGTGCTGCAAGATGGCGGCGCCCATGCTGAGACTCTTGGGCCGCATGCCCCAGTCGGGGGTCTGGCCGCGCGGGCTGCGCGGGGTGCGCCCGGGCGCGCGGGGAGTGCTGGCGGCGCCAAGGGCCCGGGGCCTGTTCAAGGAGTTCTTCCCCGAGAGCGGCACGAAGACCGAGCTCCCCGAACTCTTCGACCGCCGCAGGGCGGGCTCGTCGCCCCAGACAGTGTACTGCGGTTTCGATCCCACGGGCGATTCGCTCCACGTGGGGCACCTGCTAACTTTGTTGGGTCTGTTCCACTTTCAGAGAGCCGGTCACAACGTGATCGCGCTcgtggggggctccacagcccgcCTGGGGGACCCTAGCGGCCGGACCAAGGGCCGCGAGGCGCTGAGCGCGGAGTGCGTGCAGGCCAACGCGCGCGCACTGCGGCAGGGGCTGGCGACCCTGGCTGCCAACCACGCGCAGCTCTTCGCGGACGGGCGGCCCTGGGGCACTTTCACCGTGCTCGACAATGCCGCCTGGTTCCAGGAGCAGCACCTGGTGGACTTCCTGGCCACAGTGGGCGGCCACTTCCGCATGGGTACTCTGCTGAGCCGGTTGAGCGTGCAGAGTCGCCTTAAGAGCCCCGAGGGCATGAGCCTGGCGGAGTTCTTCTACCAGGTGCTCCAGGCCTATGACTTCTACTACCTCTTCCAGCGCTATGGATGCCGGGTCCAGCTGGGCGGAGCAGATCAGCTGGGCAACATCATGTCTGGATACGAGTTCATCCACAA GTTGACTGGAGAAGATGTATTCGGAATCACTGTTCCTCTAATTACAAGTACTACTGGAGCAAAGTTGGGAAAGTCTGCTGGCAACGCCGTTTGgctaaacagagagaaaacatcaCCATTTGAACTTTATCAGTTCTTTGTCAGACAGCAAGATGATTGTGTAGAAAG GTACCTGAAGCTCTTCACTTTTCTCCCGCTTCCAGAGATTGACCACATTATGCAGCTGCATGTTAGAGAACCAGAAAAGCGGGGTGCTCAGAAACGACTTGCTGCAGAAGTAACAAAGCTTGTTCATGGACAAGAAGGTCTGGACTCTGCTAAAAG GTGTACACAAGCCCTTTACCATAGCAACATAGAGGCACTGGAGGTCATGTCTGACCAAGAGTTAAAAGAATTGTTTAAAGAAGCTTCATTTTCTGAATTAGTTCTCGACCCTGGAACAAGTGTCATAGATACTTGCCGAAAAGCAAATGCCATTCCAGATGGCCCCCGAGG GTATCGGATGATAACAGAAGGCGGAGTCAGTATAAATCACAGACAGGTAACAAATCCTGAGAGTGTTTTAGTAATTGGACAACATATTCTCAAGAATGGACTTTCCTTACTTAAAATAGGAAAAAGGAATTTCTACATTATAAAATGGCTTCAGTTGTGA
- the Yars2 gene encoding tyrosine--tRNA ligase, mitochondrial isoform X3, translating to MPCECCKMAAPMLRLLGRMPQSGVWPRGLRGVRPGARGVLAAPRARGLFKEFFPESGTKTELPELFDRRRAGSSPQTVYCGFDPTGDSLHVGHLLTLLGLFHFQRAGHNVIALVGGSTARLGDPSGRTKGREALSAECVQANARALRQGLATLAANHAQLFADGRPWGTFTVLDNAAWFQEQHLVDFLATVGGHFRMGTLLSRLSVQSRLKSPEGMSLAEFFYQVLQAYDFYYLFQRYGCRVQLGGADQLGNIMSGYEFIHKYLKLFTFLPLPEIDHIMQLHVREPEKRGAQKRLAAEVTKLVHGQEGLDSAKRCTQALYHSNIEALEVMSDQELKELFKEASFSELVLDPGTSVIDTCRKANAIPDGPRGYRMITEGGVSINHRQVTNPESVLVIGQHILKNGLSLLKIGKRNFYIIKWLQL from the exons ATGCCCTGCGAGTGCTGCAAGATGGCGGCGCCCATGCTGAGACTCTTGGGCCGCATGCCCCAGTCGGGGGTCTGGCCGCGCGGGCTGCGCGGGGTGCGCCCGGGCGCGCGGGGAGTGCTGGCGGCGCCAAGGGCCCGGGGCCTGTTCAAGGAGTTCTTCCCCGAGAGCGGCACGAAGACCGAGCTCCCCGAACTCTTCGACCGCCGCAGGGCGGGCTCGTCGCCCCAGACAGTGTACTGCGGTTTCGATCCCACGGGCGATTCGCTCCACGTGGGGCACCTGCTAACTTTGTTGGGTCTGTTCCACTTTCAGAGAGCCGGTCACAACGTGATCGCGCTcgtggggggctccacagcccgcCTGGGGGACCCTAGCGGCCGGACCAAGGGCCGCGAGGCGCTGAGCGCGGAGTGCGTGCAGGCCAACGCGCGCGCACTGCGGCAGGGGCTGGCGACCCTGGCTGCCAACCACGCGCAGCTCTTCGCGGACGGGCGGCCCTGGGGCACTTTCACCGTGCTCGACAATGCCGCCTGGTTCCAGGAGCAGCACCTGGTGGACTTCCTGGCCACAGTGGGCGGCCACTTCCGCATGGGTACTCTGCTGAGCCGGTTGAGCGTGCAGAGTCGCCTTAAGAGCCCCGAGGGCATGAGCCTGGCGGAGTTCTTCTACCAGGTGCTCCAGGCCTATGACTTCTACTACCTCTTCCAGCGCTATGGATGCCGGGTCCAGCTGGGCGGAGCAGATCAGCTGGGCAACATCATGTCTGGATACGAGTTCATCCACAA GTACCTGAAGCTCTTCACTTTTCTCCCGCTTCCAGAGATTGACCACATTATGCAGCTGCATGTTAGAGAACCAGAAAAGCGGGGTGCTCAGAAACGACTTGCTGCAGAAGTAACAAAGCTTGTTCATGGACAAGAAGGTCTGGACTCTGCTAAAAG GTGTACACAAGCCCTTTACCATAGCAACATAGAGGCACTGGAGGTCATGTCTGACCAAGAGTTAAAAGAATTGTTTAAAGAAGCTTCATTTTCTGAATTAGTTCTCGACCCTGGAACAAGTGTCATAGATACTTGCCGAAAAGCAAATGCCATTCCAGATGGCCCCCGAGG GTATCGGATGATAACAGAAGGCGGAGTCAGTATAAATCACAGACAGGTAACAAATCCTGAGAGTGTTTTAGTAATTGGACAACATATTCTCAAGAATGGACTTTCCTTACTTAAAATAGGAAAAAGGAATTTCTACATTATAAAATGGCTTCAGTTGTGA
- the Yars2 gene encoding tyrosine--tRNA ligase, mitochondrial isoform X2, whose protein sequence is MPCECCKMAAPMLRLLGRMPQSGVWPRGLRGVRPGARGVLAAPRARGLFKEFFPESGTKTELPELFDRRRAGSSPQTVYCGFDPTGDSLHVGHLLTLLGLFHFQRAGHNVIALVGGSTARLGDPSGRTKGREALSAECVQANARALRQGLATLAANHAQLFADGRPWGTFTVLDNAAWFQEQHLVDFLATVGGHFRMGTLLSRLSVQSRLKSPEGMSLAEFFYQVLQAYDFYYLFQRYGCRVQLGGADQLGNIMSGYEFIHKLTGEDVFGITVPLITSTTGAKLGKSAGNAVWLNREKTSPFELYQFFVRQQDDCVERYLKLFTFLPLPEIDHIMQLHVREPEKRGAQKRLAAEVTKLVHGQEGLDSAKRCTQALYHSNIEALEVMSDQELKELFKEASFSELVLDPGTSVIDTCRKANAIPDGPRGYRMITEGGVSINHRQVYPSCFLD, encoded by the exons ATGCCCTGCGAGTGCTGCAAGATGGCGGCGCCCATGCTGAGACTCTTGGGCCGCATGCCCCAGTCGGGGGTCTGGCCGCGCGGGCTGCGCGGGGTGCGCCCGGGCGCGCGGGGAGTGCTGGCGGCGCCAAGGGCCCGGGGCCTGTTCAAGGAGTTCTTCCCCGAGAGCGGCACGAAGACCGAGCTCCCCGAACTCTTCGACCGCCGCAGGGCGGGCTCGTCGCCCCAGACAGTGTACTGCGGTTTCGATCCCACGGGCGATTCGCTCCACGTGGGGCACCTGCTAACTTTGTTGGGTCTGTTCCACTTTCAGAGAGCCGGTCACAACGTGATCGCGCTcgtggggggctccacagcccgcCTGGGGGACCCTAGCGGCCGGACCAAGGGCCGCGAGGCGCTGAGCGCGGAGTGCGTGCAGGCCAACGCGCGCGCACTGCGGCAGGGGCTGGCGACCCTGGCTGCCAACCACGCGCAGCTCTTCGCGGACGGGCGGCCCTGGGGCACTTTCACCGTGCTCGACAATGCCGCCTGGTTCCAGGAGCAGCACCTGGTGGACTTCCTGGCCACAGTGGGCGGCCACTTCCGCATGGGTACTCTGCTGAGCCGGTTGAGCGTGCAGAGTCGCCTTAAGAGCCCCGAGGGCATGAGCCTGGCGGAGTTCTTCTACCAGGTGCTCCAGGCCTATGACTTCTACTACCTCTTCCAGCGCTATGGATGCCGGGTCCAGCTGGGCGGAGCAGATCAGCTGGGCAACATCATGTCTGGATACGAGTTCATCCACAA GTTGACTGGAGAAGATGTATTCGGAATCACTGTTCCTCTAATTACAAGTACTACTGGAGCAAAGTTGGGAAAGTCTGCTGGCAACGCCGTTTGgctaaacagagagaaaacatcaCCATTTGAACTTTATCAGTTCTTTGTCAGACAGCAAGATGATTGTGTAGAAAG GTACCTGAAGCTCTTCACTTTTCTCCCGCTTCCAGAGATTGACCACATTATGCAGCTGCATGTTAGAGAACCAGAAAAGCGGGGTGCTCAGAAACGACTTGCTGCAGAAGTAACAAAGCTTGTTCATGGACAAGAAGGTCTGGACTCTGCTAAAAG GTGTACACAAGCCCTTTACCATAGCAACATAGAGGCACTGGAGGTCATGTCTGACCAAGAGTTAAAAGAATTGTTTAAAGAAGCTTCATTTTCTGAATTAGTTCTCGACCCTGGAACAAGTGTCATAGATACTTGCCGAAAAGCAAATGCCATTCCAGATGGCCCCCGAGG GTATCGGATGATAACAGAAGGCGGAGTCAGTATAAATCACAGACAG GTCTATCCATCTTGCTTCTTGGACTGA